In Oryctolagus cuniculus chromosome X, mOryCun1.1, whole genome shotgun sequence, a single window of DNA contains:
- the MED12 gene encoding mediator of RNA polymerase II transcription subunit 12 isoform X7 — MAAFGILSYEHRPLKRPRLGPPDVYPQDPKQKEDELTALNVKQGFNNQPAVSGDEHGSAKNVNFNPAKISSNFSSIIAEKLRCNTLSDTGRRKPQVNQKDNFWLVTPRSQSAINTWFTDLAGTKPLTQLAKKVPIFSKKDEVFGYLAKYTVPVMRAAWLIKMTCAYYAAITETKVKKRLVIDPFMEWTQIITRYLWEQLQKMAEYYRPGPTGSGSCGSTVGPLPHDVEVAIRQWDYNEKLAMFMFQDGMLDRHEFLTWVLECFEKIRPGEDELLKLLLPLLLRYSGEFVQSAYLSRRLAYFCTRRLALQLDGVSSHSSHVIAAQSTSTLPTTPAPQPPTSSTPSTPFSDLLLCPQHRPLVFGLSCILQTILLCCPSALVWHYSLTDSRIKTGSPLDHLPIAPSNLPMPEGNSAFTQQVRAKLREIEQQIKERGQAVEVRWSFDKCQEATAGFTIGRVLHTLEVLDSHSFERSDFSNSLDSLCNRIFGLGPSKDGHEISSDDDAVVSLLCEWAVSCKRSGRHRAMVVAKLLEKRQAEIEAERCGESEAADEKGSIASGSLSAPSAPIFQDVLLQFLDTQAPMLTDPRSESERVEFFNLVLLFCELIRHDVFSHNMYTCTLISRGDLAFGAPGPRPPSPFDDPADDPERKEAEGSSSSKLEDPGLSESMDIDPSSSVLFEDMEKPDFPLFSPTMPCEGKGSPSPEKPDVEKEVKPPPKEKIEGTLGVLYDQPRHVQYATHFPIPQEESCSHECNQRLVVLFGVGKQRDDARHAIKKITKDILKVLNRKGTAETDQLAPIVPLNPGDLTFLGGEDGQKRRRNRPEAFPTAEDIFAKFQHLSHYDQHQVTAQVSRNVLEQITSFALGMSYHLPLVQHVQFIFDLMEYSLSISGLIDFAIQLLNELSVVEAELLLKSSDLVGSYTTSLCLCIVAVLRHYHACLILNQDQMAQVFEGLCGVVKHGMNRSDGSSAERCILAYLYDLYTSCSHLKSKFGELFSDFCSKVKNTIYCNVEPSESNMRWAPEFMIDTLENPAAHTFTYTGLGKSLSENPANRYSFVCNALMHVCVGHHDPDRVNDIAILCAELTGYCKSLSAEWLGVLKALCCSSNNGTCGFNDLLCNVDVSDLSFHDSLATFVAILIARQCLLLEDLIRCAAIPSLLNAACSEQDSEPGARLTCRILLHLFKTPQLNPCQSDGNKPTVGIRSSCDRHLLAASQNRIVDGAVFAVLKAVFVLGDAELKGSGFTVTGGAEELPEEEGGGGNGGRRQGGRNISVETASLDVYAKYVLRSICQQEWVGERCLKSLCEDSNDLQDPVLSSAQAQRLMQLICYPHRLLDNEDGENPQRQRIKRILQNLDQWTMRQSSLELQLMIKQTPNNEMNSLLENIAKATIEVFQQSAETGSSSGSAASNMPSSSKTKPVLSSLERSGVWLVAPLIAKLPTSVQGHVLKAAGEELEKGQHLGSSSRKERDRQKQKSMSLLSQQPFLSLVLTCLKGQDEQREGLLTSLYNQVHQIVKNWRDGQYLDDCKPKQLMHEALKLRLNLVGGMFDTVQRSTQQTTEWAILLLEIIISGTVDMQSNNELFTTVLDMLSVLINGTLAADMSSISQGSMEENKRAYMNLVKKLQKELGEHQSDSLEKVRQLLPLPKQTRDVITCEPQGSLIDTKGNKIAGFDSIFKKEGLQVSTKQKISPWDLFEGLKPSAPLSWGWFGTVRVDRRVARGEEQQRLLLYHTHLRPRPRAYYLEPLPLPPEDEEPPAPTLLEPEKKAPEPPKTDKPGAAPPNTEERKKKATKGKKRSQPAAKTEDYGMGPGRSGPYGVTVPPDLLHHANPGSIPHLNYRPGPIGLYTQNQPLPAGGPRVDTYRPVRLPMQKLPTRPTYPGVLPTTMTNVISLDPSYKTSMYRQQQPAVPQGQRLRQQLQSQGMLGQSSVHQMTPSSSYGLQTSQGYTTYVSHVGLQQHTGPAGTMVPPSYSSQPYQSTHPPTNPTVVDPARHLQQRSSGYVHQQAPTYGHGLASAQRFPHPTLQQTTMLGTMNPLSTQGVQAGVRSTSILPEQQQQQQQQQQQQQQQQQQQQQQQQQQQQQQQYHIRQQQQQQILRQQQQQQQQQQQQQPQPPQQQQQQPPPPQQHQQQPQQQAAPPQPQPQSQPQFQRQGLQQTQQQQQTAALVRQLQQQLSNTQPQPSTNIFGRY; from the exons ATGGCGGCCTTCGGGATCTTGAGCTACGAACACCGGCCTCTGAAGCGGCCACGGCTGGGGCCTCCCGATGTGTATCCTCAAGATCCCAAACAGAAGGAG GATGAACTGACGGCCTTGAATGTTAAACAAGGTTTCAATAACCAGCCTGCTGTGTCTGGGGATGAGCATGGCAGTGCCAAGAACGTCAACTTCAATCCTGCCAAG ATCAGTTCCAACTTCAGCAGCATTATTGCAGAGAAGTTAAGGTGTAATACTCTCTCTGACACTGGTCGCAGGAAGCCCCAAGTAAACCAGAAGGACAACTTCTGGCTGGTGACTCCGCGGTCCCAGAGTGCCATTAACACTTGGTTCACTGATCTGGCTGGCACCAAACCACTCACACAATTAGCCAAAAAG GTCCCCATTTTCAGCAAGAAGGATGAAGTATTTGGGTACTTGGCAAAATACACAGTGCCTGTGATGCGGGCCGCCTGGCTCATTAAGATGACCTGTGCCTATTATGCAGCGATCACTGAGACCAAGGTTAAGAAGAGACTCGTCATTGATCCCTTCATGG AATGGACTCAGATCATCACCAGGTACTTATGGGAacagctgcagaagatggctgagTACTACCGGCCAGGGCCTACAGGAAGTGGAAGCTGTGGTTCCACGGTAGGGCCCTTGCCCCATGATGTAGAGGTGGCAATCCGGCAGTGGGACTACAACGAGAAGCTGGCCATGTTCATGTTCCAG GATGGCATGTTGGACAGACATGAGTTCCTGACCTGGGTGCTTGAGTGTTTTGAAAAAATTCGCCCCGGAGAGGATGAATTGCTTAAactgctgctgcccctgctgcttcgA TACTCCGGGGAATTCGTTCAGTCTGCATACCTCTCCCGCCGCCTTGCCTACTTCTGTACCCGGAGACTTGCCCTGCAGCTGGATGGCGTGAGCAGCCACTCATCTCACGTTATAGCCGCGCAGTCCACAAGCACACTGCCTaccacccctgctccccagcccccaacGAGCAGCACACCCTCAACTCCCTTTAGTGACCTGCTGCTGTgccctcagcaccggcccctggtttTTGGCCTCAGCTGTATCCTACAG ACCATCCTCCTGTGTTGCCCTAGTGCCCTGGTTTGGCACTACTCGCTGACTGATAGCCGAATTAAGACTGGCTCACCACTTGACCACCTGCCTATTGCCCCCTCCAACCTACCCATGCCGGAGGGCAACAGTGCCTTCACCCAGCAG GTCCGTGCGAAGTTGCGAGAGATCGAGCAGCAGATCAAGGAGCGGGGACAGGCGGTTGAGGTCCGCTGGTCTTTTGATAAATGCCAGGAAGCCACTGCAG GTTTCACAATCGGACGGGTGCTGCATACCTTGGAAGTGCTCGACAGCCATAGTTTTGAGCGCTCTGACTTCAGTAATTCCCTTGACTCCCTTTGCAACCGAATCTTCGGACTGGGGCCTAGCAAAGATGGGCATGAG ATCTCCTCAGATGATGATGCCGTGGTATCTTTGCTATGTGAATGGGCTGTCAGCTGTAAGCGTTCTGGCCGGCATCGTGCTATGGTGGTAGCCAAGCTCCTGGAGAAGAGACAGGCGGAGATTGAGGCCGAG CGGTGCGGAGAAtcggaagcagcagatgagaaggGCTCCATCGCCTCTGGCTCCCTTTCGGCCCCGAGTGCTCCCATTTTCCAGGATGTCCTCCTGCAGTTTCTGGATACACAGGCTCCCATGCTGA cGGACCCGCGCAGTGAGAGTGAGCGGGTGGAGTTCTTCAACCTGGTACTACTGTTCTGTGAACTGATCCGCCATGATGTCTTCTCGCACAACATGTACACCTGCACTCTCATCTCCCGAGGGGACCTTGCCTTTGGAGCCCCCGGTCCCCGGCCTCCCTCCCCTTTCGATGATCCTGCCGATGACCCAGAGCGCAAGGAGGCcgaaggcagcagcagcagcaagctggag GATCCAGGGCTGTCAGAATCCATGGACATTGACCCTAGCTCCAGTGTGCTCTTTGAGGACATGGAGAAGCCTGACTTCCCA TTGTTTTCTCCTACTATGCCCTGTGAGGGCaagggcagcccctcccctgagaAACCAGATGTTGAGAAGGAGGTGAAGCCCCCACCCAAAGAGAAGATCGAGGGCACCCTGGGGGTTCTTTATGACCAGCCTCGGCACGTGCAGTACGCCACGCACTTTCCCATCCCCCAG GAGGAGTCGTGCAGCCATGAGTGCAACCAGCGCTTGGTCGTACTGTTTGGGGTGGGAAAGCAGCGAGACGATGCCCGCCACGCCATCAAGAAGATCACCAAGGATATCCTGAAGGTTCTGAACCGCAAGGGGACTGCAGAAACTG ACCAGCTTGCTCCTATTGTGCCTCTGAATCCTGGAGACCTGACATTCTTAG GTGGGGAGGATGGGCAGAAGCGGCGGCGCAACCGGCCTGAAGCCTTCCCCACTGCTGAAGATATCTTTGCTAAGTTCCAGCATCTTTCACATTATGACCAACACCAGGTCACGGCTCAG GTCTCCCGGAATGTTCTGGAGCAGATCACGAGCTTTGCCCTTGGCATGTCATACCACTTGCCTCTGGTGCAGCATGTGCAGTTCATCTTCGACCTCATGGAATATTCACTGAGCATCAGTGGCCTCATCGACTTTGCCATTCAG CTGCTGAATGAACTGAGTGTAGTTGAGGCCGAGTTGCTTCTCAAATCCTCGGATCTGGTGGGCAGCTACACGACCAGCCTATGCCTGTGCATCGTGGCCGTCCTGCGGCACTATCACGCCTGCCTCATCCTCAACCAGGACCAGATGGCACAGGTCTTCGAGGG GCTGTGTGGTGTGGTGAAGCATGGGATGAACCGGTCAGATGGCTCCTCTGCAGAACGCTGTATCCTCGCTTATCTCTATGATCTGTACACCTCCTGTAGCCATTTAAAGAGCAAATTTGGGGAGCTCTTCAG TGACTTCTGCTCCAAAGTGAAGAACACCATTTACTGCAACGTGGAGCCATCGGAATCCAACATGCGCTGGGCGCCCGAGTTCATGATTGACACTCTGGAAAACCCCGCAGCTCACACCTTCACCTACACGGGGCTAGGCAAGAGTCTTAGTGAGAACCCTGCTAACCGCTACAGCTTTGTCTGCAATGCCCTTATGCACGTCTGTGTGGGGCACCATGATCCCGATAG GGTGAATGACATCGCTATCCTGTGCGCAGAGCTCACCGGCTATTGCAAGTCATTGAGTGCCGAATGGCTAGGGGTTCTGAAGGCCTTGTGCTGCTCCTCCAACAATGGCACTTGTGGCTTCAACGACCTCCTCTGCAACGTAGAT GTCAGTGACCTGTCTTTTCATGACTCCCTGGCTACTTTTGTTGCCATCCTCATCGCTCGACAGTGTTTGCTTCTGGAAGATCTGATTCGCTGTGCCGCCATCCCTTCACTCCTTAATGCTG CCTGTAGCGAACAGGATTCTGAGCCGGGGGCCCGGCTTACCTGCCGCATCCTCCTGCACCTTTTCAAGACACCACAACTCAATCCTTGTCAGTCCGATGGAA ACAAGCCTACGGTAGGAATCCGCTCCTCCTGTGACCGCCAcctgctggctgcctcccagaaccGCATCGTGGATGGAGCTGTGTTTGCTGTTCTCAAGGCTGTGTTTGTACTTG GGGACGCGGAACTGAAGGGTTCAGGCTTCACTGTGACAGGAGGAGCAGAAGAACTTCccgaggaggagggaggaggtggcaaTGGTGGTCGGAGGCAGGGTGGCCGCAACATCTCTGTGGAGACAGCCAGTCTGGATGTCTATGCCAAGTACGTGCTGCGCAGCATCTGCCAGCAG GAATGGGTCGGAGAACGTTGCCTGAAGTCGCTGTGTGAGGACAGCAATGACCTGCAAGACCCAGTGTTGAGCAGCGCCCAGGCCCAGCGTCTCATGCAGCTCATCTGCTACCCACATCGACTGCTGGACAATGAGGATGGAGAGAACCCCCAGCGGCAGCGCATCAAGCGCATTCTCCAG AACTTGGACCAGTGGACCATGCGCCAGTCTTCCTTGGAGCTGCAGCTCATGATCAAGCAGACGCCTAACAAC GAGATGAATTCCCTCTTGGAGAACATCGCCAAGGCCACAATCGAGGTTTTCCAGCAGTCGGCGGAGACAGGGTCATCTTCCGGAAGCGCTGCAAGCAACATGCCCAGCAGCAGCAAGACCAAGCCTGTGCTCAG CTCTCTTGAGCGTTCTGGTGTGTGGCTGGTGGCTCCCCTCATCGCCAAACTGCCCACGTCAGTCCAGGGGCATGTATTAAAGGCCGCCGGGGAGGAACTGGAGAAGGGTCAGCACCTGGGTTCCTCTTCCCGCAAAGAACGTGATCGGCAAAAGCAGAAGAG TATGTCCCTGCTGAGCCAGCAGCCCTTTTTGTCACTGGTGCTGACGTGTCTGAAGGGGCAGGATGAGCAGCGGGAGGGACTCCTCACCTCCCTCTACAACCAGGTGCACCAG ATTGTGAAGAATTGGCGGGATGGCCAGTACTTAGATGACTGCAAACCCAAGCAGCTAATGCATGAGGCACTCAAACTGCGGCTCAACTTG GTGGGGGGCATGTTTGACACAGTACAGCGCAGCACCCAGCAGACCACGGAGTGGGCCATACTCCTCCTGGAGATCATCATCAGCGGCACCGTCGACATGCAGTCCAACAA CGAGCTCTTCACTACCGTGTTGGACATGCTGAGTGTCCTGATCAATGGGACGTTGGCTGCAGACATGTCCAGCATCTCCCAGGGCAGCATGGAGGAAAACAAGCGTGCATACATGAACCTAGTGAAGAAGCTACAG AAAGAGTTGGGGGAGCACCAGTCAGACAGTCTGGAAAAGGTTCGCCAGCTGCTGCCACTGCCTAAGCAGACCCGAGATGTCATCACGTGTGAGCCCCAGGGCTCCCTCATCGACACCAAGGGCAACAAGATCGCCGGCTTCGATTCCATCTTCAAGAAGGAG GGCCTGCAGGTTTCCACCAAACAAAAGATCTCGCCGTGGGATCTTTTCGAGGGATTGAAGCCGTCCGCGCCACTCTCCTGGGGCTGGTTCGGAACGGTCCGGGTCGACCGTCGAGTGGCTCGGGGAGAAGAGCAGCAGCGGCTACTGCTCTACCACACACACCTgaggccccggccccgggcctaCTACCTGGAGCCGCTGCCACTGCCACCCGAAGATGAGGAGCCCCCTGCTCCTACCCTGCTAGAGCCTGAGAAAAAGGCTCCAGAGCCCCCCAAAACCGACAAACCTGGGGCTGCTCCACCAAATACCGAGGAACGCAAGAAGAAGGCCACCAAGGGCAAGAAACGCAGCCAGCCGGCTGCCAAGACGGAG GACTACGGCATGGGCCCAGGCCGGAGCGGCCCCTATGGTGTGACAGTGCCTCCAGACCTCCTGCACCACGCAAACCCTGGCTCCATACCCCACCTTAACTACAGACCGGGCCCCATAGGCCTGTACACCCAGAACCAGCCACTCCCTGCAG GTGGCCCACGTGTGGACACGTACCGCCCTGTGCGGCTACCAATGCAGAAGCTGCCAACTCGACCAACTTACCCTGGAGTGCTGCCCACGACTATGACTAACGTTATAAGCCTAGATCCTTCTTATAAGACATCCATGTACCGGCAGCAGCAACCTGCAGTGCCCCAAGGACAGCGCCTTCGCCAACAGCTCCAG AGCCAGGGGATGTTGGGACAGTCATCTGTGCATCAGATGACTCCCAGCTCTTCCTACGGTTTGCAGACCTCCCAG GGCTATACTACTTACGTTTCTCATGTGGGACTGCAGCAACACACAGGCCCTGCAGGTACCATGGTGCCTCCCAGCTACTCCAGCCAGCCTTATCAGAGCACCCACCCTCCTACCAATCCTACTGTTGTAGATCCCGCACGCCACCTGCAACAGCGCTCCAGTGGCTATGTGCACCAGCAGGCCCCAACCTATGGACACGGACTGGCCTCTGCTCAAAG GTTTCCACATCCGACCCTGCAGCAGACAACCATGTTAGGCACCATGAATCCACTGAGTACCCAGGGCGTGCAGGCAGGCGTCCGCTCCACTTCCATCCTGcccgagcagcagcagcagcaacagcagcagcaacagcagcagcagcaacaacaacagcagcagcagcagcagcagcaacagcagcagcagcagcagcagtatcACAtccggcagcagcagcagcagcagatcctGCGG cagcagcagcagcagcagcagcaacaacagcagcagcagccgcagccgccacagcagcagcagcagcagccgccgccgccacaacaacaccagcagcagccacaacaacaggcagctcctccccagccccagccccagtctcaGCCCCAG TTCCAGCGCCAGGGGCTTCAGcagacacagcagcagcagcagacggcaGCTTTGGTCCGGCAACTCCAACAACAGCTCTCCA ATacccagccacagcccagcacCAACATATTTGGACGCTACTGA